In Prochlorococcus marinus CUG1435, the genomic window GCTATATTTTTTGCCTCTAATTTGCTTGAAGCCACAACTAAACCAAATTCATGTTTTTCTTGCATAGAACTTGGATCATAACCTCCCATATTGACGAACCATAAATTTTTTTTGCTTTTTTGTTCATTTAAAAATTTGTTTTTTTCAAATTTATTATTTTGAATATATTTTATATTCAACTTATACCCATCTACATAATTTATTTTTTTATAGCTATCAATATGTAATCCCTCGTAAGTTCCAAACCAATCTTTTCTTAGTACCTCATATGTATCCTCAATTTTTGAGCCTACAACCCATCTAACATCATGTAATTCAATATTTGCCTTTTTTGCTTTTCCTCCAAGAACAACCAAAAATAGGTATTTTTTTTCTATTTTTTTCATTAATAAAATTTAAAAATTTATTACTTTTAATTTAAATTCAACAAAAAAAAATTTTAAAAAATTAAAATAAAGATTTCGTTAAAATAGTTAATAAATCTCTAACTAAACCAACCATTTTTCTTTTTTTTAACTTCTGGTGAAGTCTGAATTTTTGGAGATTCGTCTGTTCTACCTTTAATAATCATTAAAGGAACAATTGCCCAAAGAGCTAAAAATAATATCCAAAATAAATAAATGTTCATAGAATTCAACAACAATCCATTTATTAAAGTCGATTTAAATTATATCTGTGAGTTTCTTTTTAAAGTCCCAATTTACATGTATAATTTACATCATCTTTAATTGAAAGATTACACATAATATAAATACTAGAAATAACAAATTTAAAAATCAAAGATAAATAAAATATAGCTTGAAAGATTTGCACTCAACATAACCACTGCTTTGCCTCAGAAGATGTAGAGTGCTTTACTATGATGACATCAAAAAAATTATTCGTGAAATATTTTTAATCGAATTAATTTACATTAAAATTTCCTTCAGCAAATTTTTTTATTAATGAAAAAATGTGATTTATGTCTTAAGCCAGATAAAGTTCAATACAGGGTGAAATCCAAAGTTCATAAGGAATGGATTTTTTGTTGTAAAAATTGCTGGAATATTATTTCAAA contains:
- a CDS encoding DUF1543 domain-containing protein, whose protein sequence is MKKIEKKYLFLVVLGGKAKKANIELHDVRWVVGSKIEDTYEVLRKDWFGTYEGLHIDSYKKINYVDGYKLNIKYIQNNKFEKNKFLNEQKSKKNLWFVNMGGYDPSSMQEKHEFGLVVASSKLEAKNIAKSKWLMGCKKKHKDDIASLKTLFDCDDCKLIKKIGKWEIELTQENNLIENANSPDWYGYKRIDKI